Proteins encoded in a region of the Paenibacillus sp. W2I17 genome:
- a CDS encoding galactose ABC transporter substrate-binding protein has product MKKTWMTLLITACMVVAAGCSSGGDGAGGSTGTDTGGQTAASTETPKIGVAIYKFDDTFMTGVRNAMTAAAEGVATLDIVDSQNAQPTQNEKVDLFVSKKYNAMAVNPVDRTAAGVIIDKAKAANIPVVFLNREPVAEDMNKWDKVYYVGAKAEESGTISGQLIVDYWKAHPEADKNGDGKLQYVMLKGEPGHQDAELRTKYSVQAIQDAGIEVEALAEDTAMWDRVKGQEKMQAFLASHGDKIEAVLANNDDMALGAIEALKAAGYFKDGKSMPVVGVDATAPAIQALQDGTMLGTVLNDAKNQGAATVALASVLAKGETPTKENTKYDITDGKYVWIAYKKITKDNIADAQ; this is encoded by the coding sequence ATGAAGAAAACATGGATGACACTGTTGATTACGGCATGTATGGTTGTGGCGGCGGGGTGTAGCAGCGGCGGAGACGGCGCAGGTGGAAGTACGGGAACAGATACAGGAGGCCAGACAGCAGCCAGTACGGAAACGCCCAAGATTGGTGTTGCCATCTACAAATTTGATGATACATTCATGACGGGTGTACGTAATGCAATGACAGCAGCAGCGGAAGGTGTTGCGACTCTGGATATCGTGGATAGCCAGAATGCACAGCCGACCCAGAATGAGAAAGTGGATCTGTTTGTATCCAAGAAATATAATGCGATGGCTGTGAACCCGGTGGACCGGACGGCGGCAGGGGTCATCATTGACAAGGCCAAGGCAGCGAACATTCCAGTGGTATTCCTCAACCGTGAGCCAGTAGCTGAAGATATGAACAAGTGGGATAAAGTGTACTACGTAGGAGCCAAAGCGGAGGAGTCCGGTACGATCTCCGGTCAGTTGATTGTGGATTACTGGAAAGCACATCCGGAAGCGGACAAAAACGGCGATGGCAAACTGCAATACGTCATGCTGAAAGGGGAACCGGGTCACCAGGATGCAGAGCTTCGGACCAAATATTCGGTTCAGGCGATCCAGGATGCTGGTATCGAAGTGGAAGCACTGGCGGAAGACACGGCGATGTGGGATCGGGTGAAAGGTCAGGAGAAAATGCAGGCATTCCTGGCTTCGCATGGTGACAAGATCGAAGCTGTTCTCGCAAACAATGATGACATGGCCTTGGGAGCCATTGAGGCATTGAAAGCAGCCGGATACTTCAAAGATGGCAAATCCATGCCGGTTGTAGGTGTGGATGCAACAGCTCCAGCCATTCAGGCTCTCCAGGATGGCACGATGCTGGGCACGGTGCTTAATGATGCCAAGAATCAGGGTGCAGCCACGGTGGCACTGGCTTCCGTACTTGCCAAAGGTGAGACACCAACAAAGGAAAATACCAAATACGACATTACAGATGGTAAATACGTCTGGATTGCATACAAGAAGATTACAAAAGACAACATCGCCGACGCCCAATAA
- a CDS encoding substrate-binding domain-containing protein, which produces MTDNKENRSDIHSHRVVGSYIRTFWKKVAASFPGIRKRRLLTLTVASCCLLICSACGLSSPDTTAVPPRIALITPAGTGELAEAIRLGAEAAAKESGAELITVEAYPSNGDVYTPTILDSAENQMQVKQANINSQTLSRSAREQAQVEAAASALKQGASALLVDPLSEKALSDIIQEAQTTNSDRTNVPVIVLNDEFPVKGITSFISMDNVEAGRQAGQAMAELLEGKGHVALLGPDPLNSGLIQREQGVMEALVQYPDIQVEPKSICNTRDGCWQTAKQLLDQQEVDGFITLQEPASLGAADELNRRKSADKVRIVGFGSEQQQLEQLQEGVFDHLIVQNGYSAGYLGLNQAVARLNNQQVQARVLLETKLVSTDNMFWMDNQKLLFPFVQ; this is translated from the coding sequence ATGACGGACAATAAGGAGAATAGGAGCGACATCCACAGCCACAGAGTTGTTGGGTCATACATTCGTACTTTTTGGAAAAAGGTTGCTGCGAGCTTCCCTGGAATTCGGAAACGTCGGTTATTAACCCTGACAGTTGCAAGCTGCTGTCTGCTCATATGCAGCGCCTGTGGCTTATCGAGTCCCGATACTACGGCAGTACCGCCACGTATCGCGCTGATTACGCCAGCTGGGACAGGGGAACTTGCGGAAGCCATCCGCCTTGGGGCCGAAGCGGCTGCCAAAGAGAGTGGAGCCGAACTGATTACCGTGGAAGCATACCCTTCCAATGGTGATGTGTACACGCCTACCATTTTGGACTCTGCTGAAAATCAGATGCAGGTCAAACAGGCAAATATCAACAGCCAAACGTTGTCTCGCAGTGCGCGAGAGCAGGCTCAAGTGGAGGCCGCCGCATCGGCTCTGAAGCAGGGGGCATCAGCTCTATTGGTTGATCCCCTAAGTGAGAAGGCACTTAGTGACATCATTCAGGAGGCACAGACAACGAATTCTGATAGGACCAATGTTCCTGTCATTGTGCTTAACGATGAATTTCCCGTGAAAGGCATCACCAGTTTCATCTCGATGGATAATGTTGAGGCGGGAAGACAGGCCGGCCAGGCTATGGCGGAGCTTCTGGAAGGGAAAGGGCATGTGGCCTTATTGGGCCCCGATCCTCTTAATTCTGGTCTGATTCAGAGAGAGCAGGGAGTTATGGAAGCCTTGGTACAGTATCCTGATATTCAAGTGGAACCCAAATCGATATGTAATACACGGGATGGATGTTGGCAGACTGCGAAGCAATTGCTGGACCAGCAGGAGGTGGATGGCTTCATTACTCTTCAGGAACCTGCTTCTCTGGGAGCAGCTGATGAACTGAATCGACGCAAATCGGCGGACAAGGTAAGGATTGTTGGATTTGGAAGTGAACAACAGCAACTGGAGCAATTGCAGGAAGGGGTCTTTGATCATCTCATCGTCCAGAATGGATATAGTGCAGGTTATCTGGGATTGAATCAAGCCGTTGCGCGGCTGAACAATCAACAGGTGCAAGCGAGAGTGCTACTTGAGACGAAGCTGGTTAGCACTGACAATATGTTCTGGATGGATAACCAGAAGCTGTTGTTTCCTTTTGTACAATGA